Part of the Nakamurella alba genome is shown below.
GATCTACGCCGAGTCGTTCCGCGGCCCCGAGCACCTCGCCCAGGTGCAGGCCGAGGCCCGCGAGGTCGTCTCCGCCGCCCTCGCCTGACCCACCCGGGTCAGCCGACGACGCGGGTGAGGGCGGCGGAGGCGTGGGGGGCGAGCTCGACGTCGCTGTGCGCGCGCTCCTCCACGTACGCCAGGCGGCCGTCGGGGGTGACGCCGTAGAGGCGGGTGGCGCCGACGACCGGGTTGTTGGACGAGGCGGTGCGGAAGATGCCGTCGGTGGACAGCGCCCAGCTGGCCACGGAACGCGGCTGGCCGTAGAAGATCTCGATCCGGCCCTCGGCGTGCGCCACCAGCAGCTCGATGGAGCCGTCGGGCTGCGGGCGCCAGAACCCGACCTCGCGGGCGGCCGGCTTGTCGGGGCCGCCGTCGCCGCCCAGGGTCCAGGTCACCGACTCGTAGCGGAGGAAGGGGCGGCCGTCGTGGGAGATCACGATCTGCTGGCCGAACTGCGGTGTCCGGGCGTCGGGCTCGTTCCCGTAGAGACCTTCGCCCTGCCAGACGCCGACCAGCGGCAGCAGGGTGACGCAGTCCGGGTGGATCTCCGGCCCGAGGCGGACGTTCGCGGTGTCCGGCGGGATCGGCAGCGCAGGCGCGTCGGCGATGTTCAGGTCACGGGTCGAGACCGCACGCTCGTCGGCGGCGACGATGGCGGCGTCGCCACTGCCCCGTACCGGTCCGTCACCCGCACCGTCGCGGGCGACACCGTTGTCGTCGGATGGATCGGAAGGAGAGGTCACTTGTCCTCGTGCAGCAGCCGGTACACCACGTAGATCGCGAACCAGGTGATCAACAGGCCCACGGCGACCAGCAGTCCGGTGAAGAAGATTTCCACCATCGCAGCTTATCGGAGCAGGTCCGGCCACGCCCCCACGCAGAACGCCCTGCCACCAGTGAGCAATACCTCACCGGTGGCAGGGCGTCTGTGCAGAACAGTGCAGAACAGGTGCAGGACGAGTCAGGCGACCAGCACGTCGACCGGGTGCACGCCGGTCCCGACGGTCACCGGGGCGGAGCCGTTGCCGGAGCGCGACAGCGCCCGGACGGTCCAGTCGCCGGGGGCGGCGAAGAACCGGAAGTCACCGTCGGCCGAGGAGACGACCTCGGCGGTGAACTCACCGGTGGAGTCCAGCAGCCGGACGAAGGCGCCGGCGACCGGGGCGTTCCCGGCCAGCACCTTGCCCTGCAGGACGGAGGCGGAGGTGGCATCGAAACCGGCCGGCAGATCCGCCGTCTGCTCGGGCGCGCCGCAGGACGCAGTCATGGTTCCCGTCACTTCCCCGCGCCGAGTTCGACCGGCACGCCGACCAGCGAGCCGTACTCGGTCCACGAACCGTCGTAGTTCTTGACGTTGGACTTGCCGAGCAGCTCGCGCAGCACGAACCAGGTGTGGCTGCTGCGCTCGCCGATCCGGCAGTAGGCGATGGTGTCCTTGGAGCTGTCCAGACCGGCCTCGCCGTAGAGCTCCTCGAGCTCGGCGTCGGACTTGAAGGTGCCGTCCTCGTTCGCGGCCTTCGACCACGGGACGTTGATCGCGGACGGGATGTGCCCGGCCCGCTGCGACTGCTCCTGCGGCAGGTGCGCCGGGGCGAGCAGCTTGCCGGAGAACTCGTCGGGAGAGCGCACGTCGACCAGGTTCTTCGTGTTGATCGCGGCCACGGCCTCGTCGCGGAAGGCCCGGATCGACAGGTCCTGGTCCTTGGCGACGTAGCTGGTGGCGGCGCGCTCGGGCACCTCGGCGACCAGGGTGCGGCCGTCCAGTTCCCACTTCTTGCGGCCGCCGTCGATCAGCTGGACCGCGTCGTGGCCGTACAGCTTGAAGTACCAGTACGCGTAGGCCGCGAACCAGTTGTTGTTGCCGCCGTAGAGGACGACGGTGTCGTCGTTGGAGATGCCCTTCTCCGACAGCAGCTTCTCGAAGCCGGCCTTGTCGACGAAGTCGCGGCGGACCGGGTCCTGCAGCTCGGTCTTCCAGTTGATCTTCACGGCACCGGGCAGGTGACCGGCGTCGTAGGCGCTGGTGTCCTCGTCGACCTCGACGAAGACCAGGCCCGGGGTGTTCAGGTTCTGCTCGGCCCAGTCGGTGCTGACCAGGGATGCCTCGCGGCTCATGACGCTCCTTCTTCGTGTGCTGTGCTCAGGGAGTGCGGTTCCTGACAGCGCACACGGGCGCCACCAGGCAGGGGGCGGGTGCGGCGGACGCGCGGGATCACCGCGCGGAGCCGGTCGGATCGGGAGGGATCAGGACGCGGCGGGGCACCCGGTGACACAACACAGCGCGCTGCCGACCCTGACCAGGTCGACCGCGCGCCGGGAGGTCAGCAGCGGGCCCATGGGATCGAGGGTAGCAGCCGGCCCGGAGCCGCTGGGACGGTCGTCCCACCATCTGGGACGACCACCGTCACCAGCCGAAACTGCCCGGTGATCCCTTGAACGGGCCGACCACGTCAGCGGTGATCCAGCCGCCGTAGAAGCCGCCGTCCTGCGGCTGCACCCGCTCGCCGCCGACCGTGCACTCGACGAGCGCCGGGTACCAGGACACCATGCCGGCGATGGACCGGAACCCGGGCGTCGGGTCCTCGTAGCTCCAGGCCGCCGCCTCCAGCACCCCGTCCGGGATCCGCACGTCCCAGTAGGTGGCCAGGCCCTTCCACTCGCAGACCGTGCCGCGCACCGCCGATCGGGTCAGCGCCCTGGGTGCGACGGCGTCGGCCGGCAGGTACCAGTTCGGCGGGTGGCTGGTCTCCAGCACCCGCACCGCTGCCGACGTCCGGGCGAGTTCTTTCCCACCGGCCCGCACCGTCACCTCGAGCGGTGACGGGTCGATCCGTGGCGGACGCGGGTAGTCCCAGACGGACTCCTGTCCGGGGCCGGCCGGCAGTGGTCGGGGTCTCATGGGCCACGGGTTCCCCGAC
Proteins encoded:
- a CDS encoding DUF427 domain-containing protein, with product MRPRPLPAGPGQESVWDYPRPPRIDPSPLEVTVRAGGKELARTSAAVRVLETSHPPNWYLPADAVAPRALTRSAVRGTVCEWKGLATYWDVRIPDGVLEAAAWSYEDPTPGFRSIAGMVSWYPALVECTVGGERVQPQDGGFYGGWITADVVGPFKGSPGSFGW
- a CDS encoding putative leader peptide — translated: MGPLLTSRRAVDLVRVGSALCCVTGCPAAS
- a CDS encoding DUF1416 domain-containing protein, encoding MTASCGAPEQTADLPAGFDATSASVLQGKVLAGNAPVAGAFVRLLDSTGEFTAEVVSSADGDFRFFAAPGDWTVRALSRSGNGSAPVTVGTGVHPVDVLVA
- a CDS encoding FABP family protein — encoded protein: MTSPSDPSDDNGVARDGAGDGPVRGSGDAAIVAADERAVSTRDLNIADAPALPIPPDTANVRLGPEIHPDCVTLLPLVGVWQGEGLYGNEPDARTPQFGQQIVISHDGRPFLRYESVTWTLGGDGGPDKPAAREVGFWRPQPDGSIELLVAHAEGRIEIFYGQPRSVASWALSTDGIFRTASSNNPVVGATRLYGVTPDGRLAYVEERAHSDVELAPHASAALTRVVG
- a CDS encoding sulfurtransferase encodes the protein MSREASLVSTDWAEQNLNTPGLVFVEVDEDTSAYDAGHLPGAVKINWKTELQDPVRRDFVDKAGFEKLLSEKGISNDDTVVLYGGNNNWFAAYAYWYFKLYGHDAVQLIDGGRKKWELDGRTLVAEVPERAATSYVAKDQDLSIRAFRDEAVAAINTKNLVDVRSPDEFSGKLLAPAHLPQEQSQRAGHIPSAINVPWSKAANEDGTFKSDAELEELYGEAGLDSSKDTIAYCRIGERSSHTWFVLRELLGKSNVKNYDGSWTEYGSLVGVPVELGAGK